A single Rubrivivax gelatinosus IL144 DNA region contains:
- a CDS encoding bifunctional acetate--CoA ligase family protein/GNAT family N-acetyltransferase yields the protein MSTRHLDSLFEPRSVAVFGASDRPSSLGATVWANVAGSGFEGPVWAVNPRRPVLGGERAYARAADLPEAPELAVLCTPPDTVAKLVAELGKRGTRAAIVMTAGLSPRQRSAVQDAARPHLLRVLGPDCLGLLNPRLKLNASFAHVTAAPGSLAFVSQSGALVTALLDWAAARGVGFSLFAALGEQLDVDFGDLIDYLASDAHTRAILLYVETVTDARKFMSAARAAARNKPVLIVKAGRTQAGQRAAASHTGVLASSDLVFDAAIRRAGMLRVQTLQELFAAAETLSHPRLTLRGPAAVQRERLTVLTNGGGAGVLAADAAQAADVTLAEPSAAVYAALDRVLPPRWSRANPVDIVGDAPVQRYVDAIAALHTDASPGTLLFVHAPTAIVPAAEIARAVIPSLQRSPLQPMTCWLGGDAVREARALCHAAGLATYDTPEDAVRALGMLQTYRRNQELLIQTPPASPPEPLWHAAQVHAPIDAALAEGREWLTEPEAKAVLAAVGVPVVATHSVAPEPEAAVAAAQALGFPVALKIVAPELGHKSDIGGVALDLDDAASVRDAATAMLRRVRERQPGAAITGFSVQTMVRRASGLELIVGATLDPLFGPVILFGAGGTAVEVVADRAVALPPLNRPLARALIERTRVARLLAGWRDVPAADVDAVCDVLVRVSQLLADEPRIAELDLNPLLADAHGVLALDARIRVDARGPGGSRRFAIRPYPSDLSETVAWQDRQLTLRPIRPEDEPQHLEFLARLDPNDVRMRVFYSRRSIEHSELARLTQIDYEREMAFVATAPKADGAGEETLGVVRALCDPDNVEAEFGIVVRSDIKGGRLGERLMRKLIVYLKARGTQRLVATVLSENRRMLDLAGRLGFDYDVEQPEPGTRRIVLTL from the coding sequence ATGAGCACCCGCCATCTGGATTCGTTGTTCGAACCCCGCTCGGTCGCGGTGTTCGGCGCCTCCGATCGCCCTTCGAGCCTCGGGGCCACCGTCTGGGCCAACGTCGCCGGCAGCGGCTTCGAGGGCCCGGTCTGGGCCGTCAACCCGCGCCGGCCGGTGCTGGGCGGCGAACGCGCCTACGCGCGCGCCGCCGACCTGCCCGAGGCGCCCGAGCTCGCCGTGCTGTGCACGCCGCCGGACACCGTCGCCAAGCTGGTGGCCGAACTCGGCAAACGCGGCACGCGCGCGGCGATCGTGATGACCGCCGGGCTGTCGCCGCGGCAGCGCAGCGCGGTGCAGGACGCCGCGCGCCCGCATCTGCTGCGCGTGCTGGGCCCGGACTGCCTGGGGCTGCTGAACCCGCGGCTCAAGCTCAACGCCAGCTTCGCCCACGTCACCGCGGCGCCGGGCTCGCTGGCCTTCGTCTCGCAGTCGGGCGCGCTGGTCACCGCGCTGCTGGACTGGGCGGCGGCACGCGGCGTCGGCTTCTCGCTGTTCGCGGCGCTGGGCGAGCAGCTCGACGTCGACTTCGGCGACCTGATCGACTACCTCGCCAGCGACGCCCACACACGCGCCATCCTGCTCTATGTCGAGACGGTGACCGACGCGCGCAAGTTCATGTCCGCGGCCCGCGCCGCGGCGCGCAACAAGCCGGTGCTGATCGTCAAGGCCGGCCGCACCCAGGCCGGGCAGCGCGCCGCGGCTTCGCACACCGGCGTGCTGGCGAGTTCGGACCTGGTCTTCGACGCCGCGATCCGCCGCGCCGGCATGCTGCGCGTGCAGACGCTGCAGGAACTCTTCGCCGCCGCCGAGACGCTGTCGCACCCGCGGCTGACGCTGCGCGGCCCGGCGGCCGTTCAGCGCGAGCGCCTGACGGTGCTGACCAACGGCGGCGGTGCCGGCGTGCTGGCCGCCGACGCCGCGCAGGCCGCCGACGTGACGCTGGCCGAGCCCAGCGCCGCGGTCTACGCCGCGCTCGACCGCGTGCTGCCGCCGCGCTGGTCGCGCGCCAACCCGGTGGACATCGTCGGCGACGCGCCGGTGCAGCGTTATGTCGACGCCATCGCCGCGCTGCACACCGACGCCTCGCCCGGCACGCTGCTCTTCGTGCACGCGCCGACGGCCATCGTGCCGGCAGCCGAGATCGCACGCGCGGTGATCCCGTCGCTGCAGCGCTCGCCGCTGCAGCCGATGACCTGCTGGCTGGGCGGCGACGCGGTGCGCGAGGCGCGTGCGCTGTGCCACGCCGCCGGCCTGGCGACCTACGACACGCCCGAGGACGCGGTGCGTGCGCTGGGCATGCTGCAGACCTACCGCCGCAACCAGGAGCTGCTGATCCAGACGCCGCCGGCCTCGCCGCCCGAGCCGCTGTGGCACGCCGCCCAGGTGCACGCGCCGATCGACGCCGCACTCGCCGAAGGCCGCGAGTGGCTGACCGAGCCCGAGGCCAAGGCGGTGCTGGCCGCCGTCGGCGTGCCGGTCGTCGCGACGCATTCGGTCGCGCCGGAGCCCGAGGCCGCCGTCGCCGCGGCGCAGGCGCTGGGTTTCCCGGTGGCGCTGAAGATCGTCGCGCCCGAACTCGGCCACAAGAGCGACATCGGCGGCGTCGCGCTCGACCTCGACGACGCCGCCTCGGTGCGCGACGCCGCCACGGCCATGCTGCGCCGCGTGCGCGAGCGCCAGCCGGGCGCGGCGATCACCGGTTTCTCGGTGCAGACCATGGTGCGCCGCGCCAGCGGGCTGGAGCTGATCGTCGGCGCGACGCTGGACCCGCTGTTCGGCCCGGTGATCCTGTTCGGCGCCGGGGGCACCGCGGTCGAGGTCGTCGCCGACCGTGCCGTCGCCCTGCCGCCGCTGAACCGGCCGCTGGCGCGGGCACTGATCGAACGCACGCGGGTCGCCCGGCTGCTGGCCGGCTGGCGCGACGTGCCGGCAGCCGACGTCGACGCGGTCTGCGACGTGCTGGTGCGGGTCTCGCAGCTGCTGGCCGACGAGCCGCGCATTGCCGAACTCGACCTCAACCCGCTGCTCGCCGACGCGCACGGCGTGCTGGCGCTGGACGCACGCATCCGCGTCGACGCGCGCGGCCCCGGCGGCAGCCGGCGCTTCGCGATCCGGCCCTACCCGTCGGACCTGAGCGAGACCGTCGCCTGGCAGGACCGCCAGCTGACGCTGCGCCCGATCCGCCCCGAGGACGAGCCGCAACACCTGGAGTTTTTGGCCAGACTGGACCCGAACGACGTGCGCATGCGCGTCTTCTACAGCCGGCGCAGCATCGAGCACAGCGAACTGGCCCGGCTGACGCAGATCGACTACGAACGCGAGATGGCCTTCGTCGCCACCGCACCCAAGGCCGACGGCGCGGGCGAAGAGACGCTGGGCGTGGTGCGCGCGCTCTGCGACCCGGACAACGTGGAGGCCGAGTTCGGCATCGTCGTGCGTTCGGACATCAAGGGCGGGCGGCTGGGCGAGCGCCTGATGCGCAAGCTGATCGTTTACCTGAAGGCGCGCGGCACGCAGCGCCTGGTGGCCACCGTGCTCAGCGAGAACCGCCGCATGCTGGACCTGGCCGGCCGCCTGGGCTTCGACTACGACGTCGAGCAGCCCGAGCCGGGCACACGGCGTATCGTGCTGACGCTCTAG
- a CDS encoding universal stress protein yields MKILLPVDGTPSALFAVQYALRLRQEGLDASYVLANVQTPPSLYEVVTAHDAAVLDDVRRAAGADLLAPAEALLEAAGASWESEVAGGEPGHVLVDLVETYGCDAVIMGAQEEGEGVGPVAMALLEHCPVPVTVVRPPVPAEPQADLEP; encoded by the coding sequence ATGAAGATCCTGTTGCCCGTCGATGGCACTCCGTCCGCTCTGTTCGCCGTGCAGTACGCGCTGCGCCTGCGCCAGGAGGGCCTGGACGCGAGCTACGTGCTCGCCAACGTGCAGACGCCGCCGTCGCTGTACGAGGTCGTCACCGCGCACGACGCGGCCGTGCTCGACGACGTGCGCCGCGCCGCCGGTGCCGACCTGCTGGCGCCGGCCGAAGCCCTGCTCGAGGCCGCTGGCGCGTCCTGGGAGAGCGAAGTGGCCGGCGGCGAGCCGGGCCACGTGCTCGTCGACCTGGTCGAGACCTACGGCTGCGACGCCGTGATCATGGGCGCGCAGGAAGAAGGCGAGGGCGTCGGCCCGGTCGCGATGGCCCTGCTCGAGCACTGCCCGGTGCCGGTGACCGTCGTGCGCCCGCCGGTGCCGGCCGAGCCCCAGGCGGACCTGGAACCGTAA
- a CDS encoding ATP-dependent DNA ligase: MRQFAALYLQLDASTATSEKVAALARYFAAAPAEDAAWAVYFLAGGRPRQLVPAAVLRATAQQLAGLDDWLFEACYQAVGDLAETIAHVLPAPERASDDGLAEWVEQRLLPLRGLAPAEQAARLAEQWAALDATGRFLHVKLIGGGFRVGVSRLLVQRALAEASGLDAKCIAQRMMGYTDARATPSAERYRALVAPGEDAATDAGRPYPFFLAHPLQAEPATLGPVADWLAEWKYDGIRAQLVRRAGGCWIWSRGEELVTERFPEVVAAAAALPEGTVLDGEILAWRPGDERPAPFALLQQRIARKTLTKKVLADAPVVFVAYDLLEAGGHDLRAVPQHERRARLEALLAATPLRVSPEVQAPDWAGLAAWRAQARERGVEGLMLKHRAAAYGVGRTKADGVWWKWKIEPYTVDCVLVYAQAGHGRRASVYTDYSFAVWNRTPQDAAEAEAAVEAVAAAAGRGAAAEADPEALRLVPFAKAYSGLSDAEFAAVDRVIRQTTLEKFGPVRSVRPTLVFELGFEGLAESGRHKSGIAVRFPRMLRLRPDKPLHEADTLATLRALLPPAR; the protein is encoded by the coding sequence ATGCGCCAGTTCGCCGCGCTGTATCTGCAGCTCGACGCCAGCACCGCCACCAGCGAGAAGGTGGCGGCGCTGGCGCGTTACTTCGCCGCAGCCCCGGCCGAGGACGCCGCCTGGGCGGTCTATTTCCTCGCCGGCGGCCGCCCGCGCCAGCTGGTGCCGGCGGCCGTGCTGCGCGCGACCGCGCAACAGCTCGCCGGCCTCGACGACTGGCTGTTCGAGGCCTGCTACCAGGCCGTCGGCGACCTCGCCGAGACCATCGCCCACGTGCTGCCGGCGCCCGAGCGCGCGTCCGACGACGGCCTGGCCGAATGGGTGGAGCAGCGCCTGCTGCCGCTGCGTGGTCTGGCCCCGGCCGAGCAGGCCGCGCGTCTGGCCGAACAATGGGCGGCGCTGGACGCCACCGGCCGCTTCCTGCACGTCAAGCTGATCGGCGGCGGCTTCCGCGTCGGCGTCAGCCGCCTGCTGGTGCAGCGCGCGCTGGCCGAGGCCTCGGGCCTGGACGCCAAGTGCATCGCCCAGCGCATGATGGGCTACACCGACGCGCGCGCCACGCCGAGCGCCGAGCGCTACCGGGCGCTGGTCGCGCCCGGCGAGGACGCGGCCACCGACGCCGGCCGTCCGTACCCCTTCTTCCTCGCCCACCCGCTGCAGGCCGAGCCGGCCACGCTGGGGCCGGTGGCCGACTGGCTGGCCGAGTGGAAGTACGACGGCATCCGCGCCCAGCTGGTGCGCCGCGCCGGCGGCTGCTGGATCTGGTCGCGTGGCGAGGAACTGGTCACCGAACGTTTCCCGGAGGTCGTCGCCGCCGCGGCCGCCTTGCCCGAGGGCACGGTGCTCGACGGCGAGATCCTGGCCTGGCGCCCCGGCGACGAGCGGCCGGCGCCGTTCGCGCTGCTGCAGCAGCGCATCGCCCGCAAGACGCTGACGAAGAAGGTGCTGGCCGACGCGCCGGTGGTGTTCGTCGCCTACGACCTGCTCGAAGCCGGCGGCCATGACCTGCGCGCCGTGCCGCAGCACGAGCGCCGTGCTCGGCTGGAGGCGCTGCTCGCGGCGACGCCGCTGCGCGTCTCGCCCGAGGTGCAGGCGCCCGACTGGGCGGGCCTGGCCGCGTGGCGTGCCCAGGCGCGCGAGCGTGGTGTCGAAGGGCTGATGCTCAAGCACCGCGCCGCGGCCTACGGCGTCGGCCGCACCAAGGCCGATGGCGTCTGGTGGAAGTGGAAGATCGAGCCGTATACGGTCGACTGCGTGCTGGTCTACGCCCAGGCCGGGCACGGCCGGCGCGCGAGCGTCTACACCGACTACAGCTTCGCGGTCTGGAACCGCACGCCGCAGGACGCTGCCGAAGCCGAGGCCGCCGTCGAGGCGGTGGCCGCGGCGGCCGGGCGTGGCGCCGCCGCCGAGGCCGACCCCGAGGCGCTGCGCCTGGTGCCCTTCGCCAAGGCGTATTCGGGCCTCAGCGACGCCGAGTTCGCCGCCGTCGACCGCGTGATCCGGCAGACCACGCTGGAGAAGTTCGGCCCGGTGCGCAGCGTGCGGCCGACGCTGGTCTTCGAGCTCGGCTTCGAGGGCCTGGCCGAGAGCGGCCGGCACAAGAGCGGCATCGCGGTGCGTTTCCCGCGCATGCTGCGGCTGCGCCCCGACAAGCCGCTGCACGAGGCCGACACGCTGGCGACGCTGCGTGCGCTGCTGCCGCCAGCGCGCTGA
- a CDS encoding peroxidase-related enzyme has translation MTISRYPVPELKDLPEDLRARILEVQEKAGFVPNVFLALAHRPAEWRAFFAYHDALMSKETGSLTKGEREMIVVATSARNQCLYCVVAHGAILRIYEKKPLLADQVAVNPLKADIPPRQRAMLDFALKVCSASHEVGEADFEALAAHGFDAEDAWDIAAITAFFGLSNRIANVIGMRPNDEFFVMGRVPRAKS, from the coding sequence ATGACGATCTCCCGCTACCCCGTGCCCGAGCTGAAGGACCTGCCCGAGGACCTGCGCGCCCGCATCCTCGAAGTGCAGGAGAAGGCCGGTTTCGTGCCCAACGTCTTCCTCGCGCTGGCCCACCGGCCGGCCGAGTGGCGCGCCTTCTTCGCCTATCACGACGCGCTGATGTCCAAGGAGACCGGCAGCCTGACCAAGGGCGAGCGCGAGATGATCGTCGTCGCCACCTCGGCGCGAAACCAGTGCCTGTACTGCGTCGTCGCGCACGGCGCGATCCTGCGCATCTACGAGAAGAAGCCGCTGCTCGCCGACCAGGTGGCGGTCAACCCCCTGAAGGCCGACATCCCGCCGCGCCAGCGTGCGATGCTGGACTTCGCGCTGAAGGTCTGCAGCGCCTCGCACGAGGTCGGCGAAGCCGACTTCGAGGCCCTGGCGGCGCACGGCTTCGACGCCGAGGACGCCTGGGACATCGCCGCGATCACCGCCTTCTTCGGTCTGTCCAACCGCATCGCCAACGTCATCGGCATGCGGCCCAACGACGAGTTCTTCGTCATGGGCCGCGTGCCGCGCGCCAAGAGCTGA
- the tolB gene encoding Tol-Pal system beta propeller repeat protein TolB, translated as MNTALEDRSVGPLWPRRRFLTALAAAGTALPAAAQFRVDVSGVGARQIPIAIAPFRDEGSLPSPISGIVGADLTRSGMFRVDGSPVALDERSVVAAPEWRARGIDAVVVGSVTRLADGRLDIRFTLWDIVKGQQLVSQAKLVLAADLRLTAHRISDAIYEALTGERGVNATRIVYVVKAGKRYTLNVTDADGEGGQVALASPEPIISPAWSPDGRELAYVSFETQKAVVWVQDLITGSRRKLADFRGSNSAPAWSPDGRELAMTLTRDGISQLYAMSRAGGTPRRLTNSTAIDTEPVYAPDGRSIFFVSDRGGGPQIYRLPLDGGGPQRVTFTGGYNISPAVSPDGKVLAYVSRQGDAFKLMTLDLAAGGVRTLTDTRDDESPSFAPNGKLIVYATRQQGRDVLMTTTLDGSFKTRLVSSGADMREPAWGPFER; from the coding sequence TTGAACACCGCCCTCGAAGACCGGTCCGTCGGCCCTCTGTGGCCGCGCCGCCGTTTCCTCACCGCCCTGGCCGCTGCCGGTACCGCCCTCCCGGCGGCCGCGCAATTCCGAGTCGACGTCTCCGGCGTCGGCGCCCGCCAGATCCCCATCGCCATCGCGCCGTTCCGTGACGAAGGCTCGTTGCCGAGCCCGATCTCGGGCATCGTCGGCGCCGACCTCACACGCAGCGGCATGTTCCGCGTCGACGGCTCGCCGGTCGCGCTGGACGAACGCAGCGTCGTCGCGGCACCCGAGTGGCGTGCCCGCGGCATCGACGCCGTCGTCGTCGGCTCGGTGACACGGCTGGCCGACGGCCGGCTGGACATCCGCTTCACGCTCTGGGACATCGTCAAGGGCCAGCAGCTCGTGTCGCAGGCCAAGCTGGTGCTGGCCGCCGACCTGCGCCTGACCGCGCACCGCATCTCCGACGCGATCTACGAGGCCTTGACCGGCGAACGCGGCGTCAACGCGACGCGCATCGTCTACGTCGTCAAGGCCGGCAAGCGCTACACGCTGAACGTCACCGACGCCGACGGCGAAGGCGGGCAGGTCGCGCTGGCCAGCCCCGAGCCGATCATCTCGCCGGCCTGGTCGCCCGACGGCCGCGAACTCGCCTACGTCTCCTTCGAGACGCAGAAGGCGGTCGTCTGGGTTCAGGACCTGATCACCGGTAGCCGGCGCAAGCTGGCCGACTTCCGCGGCTCCAACAGCGCCCCGGCCTGGTCGCCCGACGGCCGCGAACTGGCGATGACGCTGACCCGCGACGGCATCTCGCAGCTCTACGCGATGTCGCGCGCCGGCGGCACGCCGCGCCGCCTGACCAACAGCACCGCGATCGACACCGAGCCGGTGTACGCGCCCGACGGCCGCTCGATCTTCTTCGTCAGCGACCGTGGCGGTGGCCCGCAGATCTACCGCCTGCCGCTGGACGGCGGCGGCCCGCAACGCGTCACCTTCACCGGCGGCTACAACATCAGCCCCGCGGTGAGCCCCGACGGCAAGGTGCTGGCCTACGTCTCGCGCCAGGGTGACGCCTTCAAGCTGATGACGCTCGACCTCGCGGCCGGCGGTGTGCGCACGCTCACCGACACCCGCGACGACGAGAGCCCGAGTTTCGCGCCGAATGGCAAGCTGATCGTCTATGCGACGCGTCAGCAAGGCCGCGACGTGCTGATGACGACCACGCTCGACGGTTCGTTCAAGACACGGCTGGTTTCCAGCGGTGCCGACATGCGCGAGCCCGCCTGGGGGCCGTTCGAACGCTGA
- the pal gene encoding peptidoglycan-associated lipoprotein Pal, giving the protein MTRFHRLPLVSALSVAAALLAACGTTTDLADKKAPVETRQPAADANANANATPQSKVATVELSARDAAAAAAAKARTVYFDFDSYVVKDEYKPVIDANGKFLTLDKAARLTAEGHTDERGGREYNLALGQKRAEAVVKALKVMGATDGQVEAVSFGKERPADPGHDEAAWAKNRRVELKDK; this is encoded by the coding sequence ATGACCCGATTCCACCGCCTGCCGCTCGTTTCCGCGCTGTCTGTCGCGGCCGCGCTGCTGGCTGCCTGCGGCACCACGACCGACCTGGCCGACAAGAAGGCCCCGGTCGAGACGCGCCAGCCCGCCGCCGACGCGAATGCCAACGCGAACGCGACGCCGCAGTCCAAGGTGGCCACCGTCGAACTGTCGGCCCGTGATGCCGCCGCGGCGGCTGCCGCCAAGGCCCGCACCGTCTACTTCGACTTCGACAGCTACGTCGTCAAGGACGAGTACAAGCCCGTCATCGACGCCAACGGCAAGTTCCTGACGCTGGACAAGGCCGCTCGCCTGACCGCCGAAGGCCACACCGACGAACGCGGTGGCCGCGAATACAACCTGGCCCTCGGCCAGAAGCGTGCCGAAGCCGTCGTCAAGGCGCTGAAGGTGATGGGCGCGACCGACGGCCAGGTCGAAGCGGTCAGCTTCGGCAAGGAACGTCCGGCCGACCCGGGCCACGACGAAGCCGCCTGGGCCAAGAACCGTCGCGTCGAGCTGAAGGACAAGTGA